One window of Populus nigra chromosome 5, ddPopNigr1.1, whole genome shotgun sequence genomic DNA carries:
- the LOC133694248 gene encoding AP2-like ethylene-responsive transcription factor CRL5, which produces MKSMSTNNNGSNNNWLGFSLSPYMKMEAASDPQHHHEYHHQTQTHAPTADSVSAAVPTSFYLSTSLFNSSGICYGVGENGGFHSPLSVMPLKSDGSLCIMEALTRSQPEGMVSSPSPKLEDFLGGATMENHQYSSHEREAMALSLDSIYYQQSSEPETNRQHSLNLYEPYRQQDQQFSVQTHPYYSGIACQGLYQAPLEGETKGTQLADCNSPIPLMGDDELPCLKNWAARHYSSQNALEQQINSGMVNDGGASCSASAVGCGDLQSLSLSMSPGSQSSCITAPRQISPAGTECVAIEKKRGPVKVGQKQPVHRKSIDTFGQRTSQYRGVTRHRWTGRYEAHLWDNSCKKEGQTRKGRQVYLGGYDMEEKAARSYDLAALKYWGPSTHINFPLENYQEELEEMKNMGRQEYVAHLRRKSSGFSRGASIYRGVTRHHQHGRWQARIGRVAGNKDLYLGTFSTQEEAAEAYDIAAIKFRGVNAVTNFNITRYDVDRIMASNTLLAGELARRNRDKESSIEAIDYNTSTQNNCVLYQSPQEQPNASGESLNQKSMSAGNYRSTAFSVAVQDLMGIDNSVNSSQPVVDESAKLGGTHLSNPSSLVTSLSSSREASPDKTGTPVLFAKPPRASKFIGPTTSVTPWIQAAAQLRPAGISMAHLPVFAAWNDT; this is translated from the exons atgaaaTCTATGAGTACTAATAACAATGGAAGTAATAATAACTGGTTAGGCTTCTCTCTCTCGCCCTATATGAAAATGGAGGCTGCTTCTGACCCCCAACATCATCATGAGTACCATCATCAAACCCAAACTCATGCTCCTACTGCTGATTCTGTTTCTGCTGCCGTTCCAACAAGTTTCTATCTTTCTACTTCTCTCTTCAACAGTTCTGGAATCTGTTATGGAGTTGGAGAAAATGGTGGCTTTCACTCTCCTTTGTCTGTTATGCCCCTCAAGTCTGACGGCTCTCTTTGTATCATGGAAGCTCTCACTAGATCACAGCCTGAAG GAATGGTGTCGAGTCCATCACCAAAACTGGAGGACTTCCTAGGTGGTGCAACCATGGAAAATCATCAGTACAGTAGCCATGAAAGGGAAGCCATGGCCTTAAGTCTAGACAGCATATATTACCAGCAAAGCTCAGAGCCAGAAACTAATAGACAACATTCTCTCAACCTTTATGAACCATATAGGCAGCAAGACCAGCAGTTTTCAGTTCAAACCCACCCATATTATTCTGGAATAGCATGCCAAGGATTGTATCAGGCTCCACTGGAGGGAGAAACCAAGGGTACTCAGCTTGCAGATTGTAATTCACCTATTCCTCTAATGGGAGACGATGAGCTGCCTTGCTTGAAAAACTGGGCTGCTAGACACTATTCCTCGCAAAATGCACTGGAGCAGCAGATTAATAGTGGCATGGTTAATGATGGTGGGGCTTCTTGTTCTGCTAGTGCTGTAGGTTGTGGGGATTTACAGTCTCTCAGCTTGTCTATGAGCCCTGGTTCGCAGTCAAGCTGCATTACAGCTCCAAGGCAGATCTCACCTGCTGGCACTGAATGTGTGGCCATAGAAAAGAAGAGAGGCCCTGTAAAAGTGGGTCAAAAACAGCCTGTTCATAGGAAGTCTATTGACACATTTGGCCAAAGAACATCACAGTATAGAGGTGTTACAAG ACACAGATGGACTGGTAGATATGAAGCCCATCTCTGGGACAATAGTTGTAAGAAGGAAGGCCAGACCAGGAAAGGAAGGCAAG TTTATCTGG GGGGTTATGATATGGAAGAGAAAGCTGCAAGGTCTTATGATCTTGCTGCCCTTAAGTACTGGGGACCTTCAACTCATATAAATTTTCCG ttAGAAAATTACCAGGAAGAACttgaagaaatgaaaaacatggGCCGCCAGGAATATGTTGCACATTTACGGAG AAAAAGTAGTGGGTTTTCTAGGGGGGCCTCAATCTACAGAGGAGTAACAAG GCATCACCAGCATGGAAGATGGCAAGCAAGGATAGGCAGGGTTGCAGGGAACAAGGACCTTTATCTCGGGACGTTCA GCACCCAAGAGGAAGCTGCTGAAGCTTATGATATTGCTGCGATCAAATTTCGGGGGGTTAATGCTGTGACAAACTTTAACATAACAAGATATGATGTTGATAGGATCATGGCCAGCAATACGCTTCTAGCTGGAGAACTAGCCAGGCGAAACCGAGACAAAGAATCTAGCATTGAGGCCATTGACTATAACACATCAACACAGAACAATTGTGTTTTATACCAGTCTCCGCAGGAACAGCCAAATGCCAGTGGAGAATCTCTTAATCAGAAGTCAATGAGTGCTGGGAATTATCGAAGCACCGCTTTCTCAGTGGCAGTGCAAGATCTTATGGGTATAGATAATTCAGTGAACTCTAGCCAGCCAGTGGTAGATGAATCAGCCAAGCTAGGAGGAACTCATCTCTCGAACCCCTCATCTCTGGTGACCAGTTTGAGCAGCTCTAGAGAAGCTAGCCCTGACAAGACTGGAACCCCTGTGCTCTTTGCTAAACCTCCACGTGCATCAAAGTTCATAGGCCCTACAACCAGCGTTACTCCTTGGATCCAAGCAGCAGCCCAATTGAGGCCAGCAGGAATCTCCATGGCTCACTTGCCAGTTTTTGCTGCATGGAATGATACCTAA